In one window of Irregularibacter muris DNA:
- a CDS encoding APC family permease: protein MSNGSEQFERVLSTKDVLALAVGAMIGWGWIVLAGDWVETAGSLGAIAAFILGGIMIIFVGLTYGELTAALPECGGEHIFSYRALGRNMSFICTWAIILGYISVVAFEAVAFPTVLEYLMPSYVKGYMYTVSGYDVHFTWVLVGVASSIIITIINYLGVKPAAFLQVVLTIVIASIGLIFMGGAVFNGNIENIQPLFATGSKGILSVLIMTPFMFVGFDVIPQAASEINVPLKKLGKIIVFSVVIGILWYVMIILGVSLSLNHAEMNASNMVTADAMKKVFYGSNIAAKAMIVAGIGGILTSWNSFYVGGSRAIYAMAESKMLPKFLTKIHPKYKTPTNAILLVGVITTLAPLCGRSMLDWLVNAGGVTVVLAYFMVALSFLVLRYKEPDMERPYRVKRGKLVGSIASLLSIGMFILYLPGAPAALQWPYEWLIILGWTLLGLVFYLWAKVAYEDVEDVQERMNGYSSQVGIQIPGNK, encoded by the coding sequence ATGTCAAATGGCTCAGAGCAATTTGAAAGAGTATTATCAACAAAAGATGTTTTAGCTCTTGCAGTAGGAGCTATGATAGGATGGGGATGGATTGTATTAGCCGGGGATTGGGTAGAAACAGCAGGATCTTTGGGAGCTATAGCCGCCTTTATCCTAGGAGGGATAATGATTATTTTTGTAGGATTAACCTATGGAGAATTAACAGCAGCCTTACCCGAATGTGGAGGGGAGCATATTTTTAGTTATAGAGCCTTGGGAAGGAATATGTCTTTTATCTGTACCTGGGCTATTATTTTAGGGTATATTTCTGTGGTGGCCTTTGAAGCAGTGGCTTTTCCCACAGTATTGGAATATTTAATGCCCTCTTATGTAAAAGGGTACATGTATACGGTATCTGGATATGATGTGCATTTTACTTGGGTATTAGTGGGAGTTGCTAGTTCAATTATTATCACCATTATAAATTATCTAGGGGTAAAACCAGCTGCCTTCTTACAGGTGGTACTCACCATTGTCATAGCTTCAATAGGGCTAATATTTATGGGGGGAGCGGTTTTTAACGGAAATATTGAAAATATACAACCTTTGTTTGCTACTGGTTCCAAGGGAATTCTTTCAGTATTGATTATGACACCTTTTATGTTTGTTGGTTTTGATGTTATTCCCCAGGCAGCTTCGGAAATCAATGTTCCCCTAAAAAAGTTAGGGAAAATCATTGTGTTTTCCGTAGTTATAGGAATTCTTTGGTATGTGATGATTATACTTGGAGTATCTTTATCCCTTAACCATGCTGAAATGAACGCTTCCAATATGGTGACTGCTGATGCGATGAAAAAAGTATTTTATGGCAGCAATATAGCAGCAAAGGCAATGATTGTTGCAGGGATTGGTGGAATTTTGACCAGTTGGAACTCCTTTTATGTGGGAGGAAGCAGGGCTATCTACGCCATGGCTGAATCAAAAATGCTACCTAAATTTCTAACAAAAATACATCCTAAGTATAAAACCCCTACCAATGCGATTCTATTGGTAGGAGTAATAACTACCCTGGCCCCTCTATGTGGACGAAGTATGCTGGATTGGTTAGTGAATGCAGGAGGAGTGACTGTAGTATTGGCCTATTTTATGGTAGCTTTATCCTTTTTGGTATTAAGATATAAAGAGCCAGATATGGAGAGACCCTATAGAGTAAAAAGAGGTAAACTTGTAGGGAGCATAGCCAGTCTGCTTAGCATAGGGATGTTTATTCTCTACTTACCAGGGGCACCTGCAGCCTTACAATGGCCCTATGAATGGCTTATCATACTCGGGTGGACCTTATTAGGTCTTGTATTCTACTTATGGGCTAAGGTTGCCTACGAAGATGTAGAAGATGTGCAGGAGAGGATGAATGGCTATTCTTCCCAAGTAGGAATACAGATTCCCGGAAATAAATAA
- the moaA gene encoding GTP 3',8-cyclase MoaA produces the protein MRDGWLRNIEYLRISITDRCNLRCFYCMPEEGVQKLCHKEILSFEELYSIVKTAVELGISKVRITGGEPLVRLGVVDFIKRISKLSGLKDIAMTTNGILLEKYAKDLKEAGLHRLNISMDTLKEDRFKQITRGGDLNQVLKGIEIANSVGLGPIKINTVIMKGINEDEIEAFAKLTLDQPYQIRFIELMPMGEAESIEDDRFISNQEIMRKLPELIPVIKENDAGPAKYYRLPKAKGKIGFISPMSQHFCSSCNRIRLTADGKIKPCLHSNHEIDLKTTLRHHPEKIKDILIQSILSKPERHHLNDDRKSSHRRMYQIGG, from the coding sequence ATGAGGGATGGGTGGTTAAGAAATATTGAGTACTTAAGAATATCCATAACCGATCGATGCAATTTAAGATGCTTTTACTGTATGCCAGAAGAAGGCGTACAAAAGCTTTGCCACAAGGAGATTTTAAGTTTTGAGGAATTATATTCTATTGTAAAGACCGCTGTAGAATTGGGAATATCCAAGGTAAGAATTACAGGAGGGGAACCCTTAGTAAGATTAGGAGTAGTAGACTTTATTAAAAGGATTTCAAAGCTTTCGGGACTTAAAGATATTGCTATGACAACCAATGGAATTTTACTAGAAAAGTATGCAAAGGATTTAAAGGAAGCAGGACTACACAGACTAAACATTAGTATGGATACTTTAAAAGAGGATAGATTTAAACAAATCACCCGTGGAGGCGACCTAAACCAGGTGCTGAAGGGAATAGAAATAGCCAATAGTGTAGGGCTGGGACCTATAAAAATAAATACCGTTATCATGAAAGGGATTAATGAGGATGAAATAGAAGCTTTTGCAAAACTCACCCTTGATCAGCCTTATCAAATACGCTTTATTGAGCTCATGCCCATGGGAGAAGCAGAATCCATAGAAGATGATCGCTTTATATCCAATCAGGAGATTATGAGAAAATTACCAGAGCTTATTCCTGTGATAAAAGAAAATGATGCAGGACCTGCTAAATATTATCGACTGCCCAAGGCTAAGGGAAAGATTGGATTTATTAGTCCTATGTCTCAACATTTCTGTAGTAGTTGTAATCGTATAAGATTAACAGCTGATGGCAAGATAAAGCCTTGTCTTCATTCCAATCATGAAATTGATTTGAAAACAACCCTTAGACATCATCCAGAAAAGATTAAGGACATCCTTATTCAATCTATTTTATCCAAACCAGAAAGACATCATTTAAATGATGATAGAAAATCAAGTCATAGAAGGATGTATCAAATTGGTGGATAG
- a CDS encoding MOSC domain-containing protein, translated as MAKVVAVNISEKKGTVKKPIEVGNFKINHGLEGDAHAGNWHRQVSLLAQESIDKMIALGVDGLDAGKFAENITTQGIELHTLPVGTRLKIGETLQEVTQIGKKCHSGCEISQQVGMCIMPTEGIFTIILKNGTVRPGDVIQILNEEN; from the coding sequence ATGGCAAAGGTAGTAGCTGTAAATATTAGTGAAAAAAAGGGAACGGTAAAAAAACCCATAGAAGTGGGAAATTTTAAGATAAACCATGGACTAGAGGGAGATGCCCATGCAGGGAATTGGCATAGACAGGTAAGTCTTTTAGCCCAGGAAAGTATAGATAAAATGATTGCCCTAGGAGTAGACGGCTTAGATGCAGGAAAATTTGCAGAAAACATTACTACCCAGGGGATAGAACTACATACCCTACCGGTAGGAACCAGGCTTAAAATCGGAGAAACCCTCCAAGAAGTAACCCAGATTGGAAAGAAATGCCACAGTGGCTGTGAAATTTCCCAACAGGTAGGAATGTGCATTATGCCTACTGAGGGGATTTTTACCATAATACTCAAGAATGGAACAGTCCGACCAGGAGATGTAATACAAATTTTAAATGAGGAAAATTAA
- a CDS encoding PRD domain-containing protein has protein sequence MISKVLNNNVILAVDKKTRQEHILVGKGIGFGKKDGKMVRLSNHDIEKSFIAYDKRTKKEYLQLLNQLDGKIIGMSEEIISLAEKELGHLNSHIHIVLTDHIAFAIERIHMQLEISNPFLYEIKALYPEEFQIGLKAAQLIKERLEVDIPEAEIGFIALHLHSARQNKKVKDTMKDTRLLKEVVDLVQKEIAMTIDNQDLMYTRLINHLRVAIIRTEEKKPIDNPLLESIKEQFEVSYRIAQKVGEYINEKKNIDVKEGEIGYLALHIERIRRSSN, from the coding sequence ATGATCTCGAAGGTTTTGAATAATAATGTTATATTGGCTGTGGATAAAAAAACTAGACAGGAGCACATCTTAGTAGGGAAAGGGATTGGTTTTGGAAAAAAGGATGGGAAAATGGTTAGATTGAGTAATCATGACATAGAGAAATCCTTTATTGCCTATGATAAAAGAACAAAAAAAGAATATCTGCAGCTTCTCAATCAACTAGATGGAAAGATCATCGGCATGAGTGAGGAAATTATCTCTCTGGCAGAGAAAGAATTGGGTCATCTTAATTCTCATATTCATATTGTATTAACTGACCACATTGCCTTTGCTATTGAAAGAATACACATGCAATTAGAGATTAGCAATCCCTTTCTTTATGAAATAAAAGCCCTTTATCCAGAAGAATTTCAAATCGGATTAAAGGCTGCTCAACTTATCAAAGAAAGATTAGAGGTAGATATTCCAGAAGCAGAAATTGGATTTATTGCCCTTCATCTTCATTCCGCAAGGCAAAATAAAAAAGTCAAAGACACCATGAAGGATACAAGACTTTTAAAGGAAGTGGTGGATTTAGTTCAAAAAGAAATAGCGATGACTATCGATAATCAAGATTTAATGTACACTAGATTAATCAATCATTTACGAGTAGCCATTATTAGAACAGAAGAAAAAAAGCCTATAGATAACCCCTTATTGGAAAGTATAAAGGAGCAATTTGAAGTATCCTATAGGATTGCCCAAAAAGTTGGAGAATATATTAATGAGAAAAAGAATATTGATGTAAAAGAGGGAGAAATAGGTTATTTAGCTCTACACATTGAGAGAATTAGACGATCTTCTAACTAA
- a CDS encoding PTS sugar transporter subunit IIA, with protein sequence MFNFFKKKNTFSLISPMTGEIIAIGQVPDSVFAEKMVGDGLAIKPTEEIVVAPCDGKIIQIFPTKHAIGIETSEGIQILIHVGLDTVALNGRGFESFIQAGDDVKQGDKLLKIDLKLIQNYASSAISPIVITNMDKVEELSVEQGKVTRGESKIMDIYRK encoded by the coding sequence ATGTTTAACTTCTTTAAGAAAAAAAACACCTTCTCTCTTATATCTCCCATGACGGGAGAAATTATAGCAATAGGTCAGGTGCCTGACAGCGTATTTGCAGAAAAGATGGTAGGAGATGGATTGGCCATAAAACCAACGGAAGAAATTGTAGTGGCACCTTGTGATGGTAAGATTATACAGATATTCCCTACAAAACATGCCATTGGTATAGAGACCTCAGAGGGCATACAAATTTTAATACATGTGGGTTTGGATACAGTTGCCCTAAATGGAAGGGGATTTGAAAGTTTTATACAAGCTGGGGATGACGTAAAGCAAGGAGATAAATTATTGAAAATAGACTTAAAGCTTATACAAAATTATGCATCATCTGCCATAAGCCCTATAGTCATCACCAATATGGATAAGGTGGAAGAGTTATCTGTAGAACAAGGAAAGGTGACAAGGGGAGAGAGTAAGATCATGGATATTTATCGAAAATAA
- the nagE gene encoding N-acetylglucosamine-specific PTS transporter subunit IIBC, with translation MKKYLQRLGRSLMLPVAVLPAAAILMGIGYWIDPLGWGAGSPIAAFLIKAGGSIIDNMSILFAVGVALGMSRERDGAAALSGLVAYLVVTTLLSTDVVAMLLSIDVGEVNAAFGKIENQFIGILSGLVAASMYNRFSHVKLPDALAFFSGKRSVPIMTSVLMLPITFVLFFVWPVIYTWLVNFGTAISGMGHIGAGIYGFFNRLLIPTGLHHALNSVFWFDVAGIDDIGNFWNGTGVKGITGMYQAGFFPIMMFGLIGAAFAMYHTAKPEKKKETASLMLAAGFAAFFTGVTEPLEFAFMFVAPALYLAHAVLTGISLAISAFFQWTAGFGFSAGFVDLFLSSKLPLANKPYMLILQGLAFAVLYYVVFRFLITKLNLTTPGREESIPEDMEGEGMTNLSAHEKFALMASIIYEGLGGNANVTSVDNCITRLRVEVRDMDIVDQEKIKKAGVPGIKVIDRHSMQVIVGPQVQFIADEVEKIRRQSKLI, from the coding sequence GTGAAGAAGTATTTACAAAGACTTGGACGTTCTTTGATGTTACCCGTAGCGGTGTTACCTGCTGCAGCTATTTTAATGGGTATAGGTTATTGGATTGACCCTTTGGGTTGGGGAGCAGGCAGTCCTATAGCAGCCTTTCTCATTAAAGCAGGAGGTTCCATTATTGACAATATGTCCATTCTATTTGCTGTAGGGGTTGCACTGGGCATGTCTAGAGAAAGAGATGGGGCAGCAGCTTTAAGTGGCTTGGTTGCCTACCTTGTTGTCACCACATTACTTTCTACAGACGTTGTAGCAATGTTATTGAGTATTGATGTGGGCGAAGTTAATGCAGCCTTTGGGAAAATAGAGAATCAATTTATTGGTATTCTCTCGGGATTAGTCGCGGCATCTATGTATAATCGCTTTAGCCATGTAAAATTGCCCGATGCTCTAGCTTTCTTTAGTGGAAAGAGATCAGTCCCTATCATGACATCTGTATTGATGTTACCTATTACCTTTGTTTTATTCTTTGTATGGCCAGTCATTTATACTTGGTTAGTAAACTTTGGTACAGCAATTAGTGGAATGGGGCATATTGGAGCTGGAATATATGGATTTTTTAATCGGTTATTAATCCCCACAGGATTACACCATGCTCTAAACTCAGTATTTTGGTTTGATGTGGCTGGAATTGATGATATCGGTAACTTCTGGAATGGTACCGGTGTTAAGGGGATTACAGGAATGTACCAAGCAGGATTTTTCCCCATTATGATGTTTGGACTGATAGGAGCAGCTTTTGCTATGTATCATACCGCTAAGCCAGAAAAGAAAAAAGAGACAGCATCCCTAATGTTAGCAGCAGGATTTGCTGCCTTCTTTACTGGGGTTACAGAACCCCTGGAGTTTGCCTTCATGTTTGTGGCACCTGCTCTATATCTTGCCCATGCAGTATTAACAGGCATTTCCCTAGCCATTTCTGCATTTTTCCAATGGACGGCTGGATTTGGCTTTAGTGCAGGATTTGTAGACCTTTTCCTGAGTTCAAAATTACCCTTGGCCAATAAGCCCTATATGTTAATTCTCCAAGGGTTAGCCTTTGCCGTCCTTTACTATGTAGTATTTAGGTTCTTGATCACTAAATTAAATTTAACCACTCCAGGTAGAGAAGAAAGTATTCCTGAAGATATGGAGGGTGAAGGAATGACCAACCTATCTGCCCATGAAAAATTTGCTCTAATGGCGTCTATTATCTATGAAGGACTAGGTGGAAACGCTAACGTAACCTCTGTGGATAATTGCATTACTCGTCTAAGAGTAGAAGTAAGGGATATGGATATTGTAGACCAAGAAAAAATTAAAAAAGCAGGTGTACCTGGTATTAAGGTTATTGACCGTCACAGTATGCAAGTTATTGTAGGTCCCCAAGTACAATTTATAGCTGATGAAGTAGAAAAAATCCGAAGACAGAGTAAGCTTATATAA
- a CDS encoding DUF975 family protein translates to MWTRKELKTRAKSALKGSYWKAFIVSLVLSIVNGFSSDHGSGDGIIKYRYENSEMGHYLSNMKEEFFEFFFTSAFAIVIIGAILWIIFRVVLGYLLEIGGRKYFVKAAEDRVNMNHLVYFFRKDYYMNIVGTMFYRDVLLFFWTLLLIIPGIIKSYSYRMVPYILADNPQIGHERAITLSRDMTEGEKFNIFVLNLSFIGWYILGVLALFIGGLFVAPYENATNAELYLELRQRALDRGLCRYEELNVRG, encoded by the coding sequence ATGTGGACGCGAAAAGAATTGAAAACAAGGGCAAAATCAGCTTTGAAAGGATCCTACTGGAAGGCTTTTATTGTGAGTTTAGTTTTGAGTATTGTAAATGGATTTAGTAGTGACCATGGCAGTGGGGATGGAATCATCAAATACAGATATGAAAATAGTGAGATGGGCCATTATCTATCCAATATGAAAGAGGAATTTTTCGAATTTTTTTTCACTTCAGCTTTTGCTATAGTGATTATAGGCGCTATCCTATGGATTATTTTTAGAGTGGTTTTAGGTTATCTATTAGAAATAGGAGGTCGGAAATACTTTGTAAAAGCGGCAGAGGATAGAGTGAATATGAATCACTTGGTATATTTTTTTCGTAAAGATTATTATATGAATATCGTAGGGACTATGTTTTACCGAGATGTTTTGCTATTTTTCTGGACACTTCTGCTTATTATTCCGGGTATTATAAAATCCTATTCCTACCGCATGGTCCCCTACATCTTAGCAGATAATCCTCAAATAGGGCATGAAAGGGCAATCACATTAAGTAGGGACATGACTGAAGGAGAAAAATTCAATATTTTCGTCCTAAACCTTTCCTTCATAGGATGGTATATATTAGGGGTATTGGCATTATTTATAGGAGGACTATTTGTTGCTCCTTACGAGAATGCTACTAATGCAGAGCTTTATTTAGAATTAAGGCAAAGGGCTTTAGATAGAGGATTATGTAGATATGAAGAATTGAATGTAAGGGGATAG
- a CDS encoding cyclase family protein, with protein sequence MKIIDLTHTLYDDMPVFPGDEPPEFYSICTVEEEGFAQKKLIIYSHTGTHIDAPAHMLIQGRSLEEVDVNQFFGKAMVIDCGGGKKDRIELGDLLNYKDKIQKVDFVLFHTGWSKYWGSQSYYEGFPTLTEEAVQWLCSFSVKGIGIDTLSVDELHSQEFSNHYALLKNNIIIIENLTHLGKLPQDNFLFSCLPLKYKNADGSPVRAVAIINQ encoded by the coding sequence ATGAAAATTATTGATTTAACCCATACTCTGTATGATGATATGCCTGTTTTTCCAGGAGATGAGCCACCAGAGTTTTATTCAATATGCACAGTAGAAGAAGAAGGTTTTGCCCAGAAAAAGCTAATTATTTATTCCCATACAGGCACCCATATTGACGCTCCTGCCCATATGTTAATCCAGGGTAGATCTTTAGAAGAGGTGGATGTCAATCAGTTTTTTGGTAAGGCTATGGTGATAGATTGTGGTGGTGGGAAAAAGGATAGAATTGAACTAGGGGATTTATTAAACTACAAAGATAAGATACAAAAGGTAGATTTTGTATTATTTCATACAGGCTGGAGTAAATATTGGGGAAGTCAATCGTACTATGAAGGCTTTCCAACCTTGACCGAAGAAGCTGTTCAATGGTTATGTTCTTTTTCTGTAAAAGGAATAGGCATAGACACCCTGTCGGTGGATGAACTCCATAGCCAGGAATTTTCTAATCATTATGCACTCTTAAAAAACAATATCATCATTATAGAGAATCTTACCCATTTAGGCAAATTGCCGCAAGATAACTTTCTTTTTTCTTGCCTACCTCTAAAGTATAAGAATGCCGATGGCTCACCAGTGCGGGCAGTGGCCATAATAAACCAGTAA
- a CDS encoding peptidoglycan D,D-transpeptidase FtsI family protein codes for MKMNKEENRIIIVLFSLSLVFIALIVYLSYFEVFEAASIKNNNYNRRVWLEEEYVTRGSIYDRNHTLLASSTRDKEQNQERDYKYGNLYSHIIGYTHRELGKEGLEKTYNDALINLSESNSLNEFKKVIASMDKELRGNDLILTLDHGLQQYAKDLLGKQKGSIVVMNPSNGEIYTMVSYPDFDPNHLKENWDSILQNPDSPLLNRATSGLYTPGSIFKVITTSSALESEGINTDFDCKGQVNIDGYVLRDYNGIAHGHVDLHDSLVKSCNVAFSQIGVELGGKKLEETSEKFMLNHKIPFDLDTKQSTFPKSKMSKADLGASGIGQGKTLVTPLNMAMMASAIANDGKIMKPNIVKEILTPAGKSLSTKEPEVLSTAISPEIARSIKDMMVDVVNQGTGKNAKTSAVQIAGKTGTAENAHENAHAWFVGFAPAEEPQVAIAVILENHGSTGGSSAAPMARKIITQALKELR; via the coding sequence ATGAAGATGAATAAGGAAGAAAATCGAATAATCATTGTACTGTTTTCCCTAAGCCTAGTTTTTATTGCCTTAATTGTATATCTTAGTTATTTTGAGGTATTTGAAGCAGCCTCTATAAAAAATAATAACTATAATCGTAGGGTCTGGTTGGAAGAAGAATATGTGACGCGCGGAAGCATCTATGATCGCAATCATACCTTGCTTGCTTCTAGTACCCGGGACAAAGAACAAAATCAAGAACGGGATTACAAGTATGGAAATCTCTACAGCCATATTATTGGCTATACCCACAGAGAATTAGGGAAAGAAGGCTTGGAAAAAACCTATAACGATGCCCTGATCAATTTAAGTGAGAGCAATTCTTTAAATGAATTTAAAAAAGTTATCGCCAGCATGGATAAGGAGTTAAGAGGTAATGATTTAATTCTCACCCTAGATCATGGTCTGCAACAATATGCTAAGGATTTGCTAGGAAAACAAAAGGGCTCTATTGTAGTAATGAATCCCTCTAATGGTGAAATCTATACCATGGTCAGCTATCCGGACTTTGACCCTAATCATCTAAAGGAAAATTGGGATAGTATCCTCCAAAATCCAGATAGTCCCTTGCTAAACAGGGCCACTTCAGGTTTATATACTCCTGGTTCTATCTTCAAGGTCATTACTACCTCTTCGGCTTTAGAAAGTGAAGGCATAAACACTGACTTTGATTGTAAGGGTCAGGTAAATATAGATGGTTATGTTCTGAGGGATTATAATGGAATTGCCCATGGTCATGTGGATTTGCATGACTCCTTGGTGAAATCCTGTAATGTAGCCTTTAGCCAAATAGGTGTAGAATTAGGAGGAAAAAAATTAGAAGAAACCTCTGAAAAGTTTATGTTAAATCATAAAATCCCCTTTGATCTAGATACCAAACAGTCCACTTTTCCCAAATCTAAAATGAGTAAAGCAGATTTGGGTGCCTCGGGCATTGGTCAAGGTAAGACTCTGGTAACTCCATTAAATATGGCCATGATGGCCTCAGCCATTGCCAATGATGGGAAAATAATGAAGCCCAATATCGTAAAAGAAATCCTTACCCCCGCAGGTAAAAGTCTTTCTACAAAGGAGCCTGAAGTCCTATCCACAGCCATTTCTCCTGAGATTGCCCGTTCCATAAAAGATATGATGGTGGATGTAGTTAACCAAGGAACAGGTAAAAATGCCAAAACTTCCGCTGTGCAAATTGCCGGAAAAACAGGTACGGCAGAAAATGCCCATGAGAATGCCCATGCATGGTTTGTGGGCTTTGCTCCAGCAGAAGAGCCCCAGGTAGCTATTGCCGTGATATTAGAAAATCATGGTTCTACTGGAGGCAGCAGTGCAGCACCTATGGCAAGAAAGATTATTACCCAAGCCTTGAAGGAATTAAGATAA
- a CDS encoding FtsW/RodA/SpoVE family cell cycle protein has product MIKQLISYKFPQNILISLNLIGLFLVILYNHQLDRLSLAVAAGLILIIYLSNFLLRKISKGDHYIFLVVSMLMSIGIIMIYRLDPALGVKQVIWFLVGIITLFISYFIVKFNKKWSQWIILYVALSLVLFLATLIFGSNIKGATNWIRIGSHSFQPVELIKILFVFFLASYYSNREKYQNKYIFFAIVYVHIVFLFLQKDLGSAMLFFMVFITVMYVYEAERLFILYNLGAASIMAVFSYFIFSHVRVRVETWIDPWKSISGKGYQITQSLFAIAAGGFLGTGIGRGHPKFIPEVHTDFIFSAICEEMGVLTGIAVVMLYIILVYRGIKIALEQRSQFYRIIALGITLVFGFQAFIILGGVTKMIPLTGITLPFLSYGGSSLVASFASLGILQATSEVLEDKNEEIEEEDDEDE; this is encoded by the coding sequence ATGATCAAACAATTAATCAGCTATAAGTTTCCTCAAAATATATTAATTAGCCTCAATCTCATTGGATTGTTCTTGGTCATTCTTTACAACCATCAATTAGACAGACTCTCTTTGGCCGTAGCTGCAGGGTTAATATTGATCATCTATTTATCCAATTTTCTATTGAGAAAAATATCTAAGGGAGATCACTATATTTTCTTAGTGGTCAGTATGTTGATGAGTATAGGGATTATTATGATATATAGATTGGATCCGGCCTTAGGAGTTAAACAAGTTATTTGGTTTCTTGTAGGGATTATTACTTTATTTATTAGTTATTTTATTGTAAAATTCAATAAAAAGTGGTCCCAATGGATTATCCTATATGTGGCTCTATCCCTTGTATTGTTTCTGGCTACCCTTATTTTTGGTAGTAATATAAAAGGGGCCACCAACTGGATTAGAATAGGCAGTCATAGTTTTCAACCTGTGGAATTGATCAAAATTTTATTTGTATTTTTCTTAGCCTCTTATTATTCCAATAGAGAAAAATACCAAAATAAATACATTTTTTTCGCTATCGTCTATGTCCATATTGTTTTTCTATTTTTACAAAAGGATTTGGGATCGGCCATGCTTTTTTTCATGGTGTTTATTACCGTAATGTATGTGTACGAAGCAGAAAGGTTATTTATTCTCTATAACCTAGGTGCGGCTTCTATTATGGCTGTTTTTAGTTATTTTATTTTCAGCCATGTAAGGGTAAGAGTAGAAACTTGGATTGACCCTTGGAAATCTATTTCTGGAAAGGGCTATCAGATCACTCAATCCCTTTTCGCCATTGCAGCCGGTGGCTTTTTAGGCACAGGGATTGGTAGGGGGCACCCTAAGTTTATTCCTGAAGTTCACACCGATTTTATCTTTTCTGCTATTTGTGAAGAAATGGGTGTTTTGACGGGCATTGCCGTGGTTATGCTGTATATCATTTTAGTCTATAGAGGCATTAAGATAGCTCTAGAGCAAAGGAGCCAGTTTTATCGAATTATTGCTTTGGGAATTACTTTGGTCTTTGGATTTCAAGCCTTCATCATTTTGGGAGGCGTAACCAAGATGATTCCCCTCACCGGCATTACCTTGCCCTTTCTAAGCTATGGGGGAAGTTCTTTAGTTGCCAGTTTTGCTTCTTTAGGTATTCTCCAGGCTACCTCAGAGGTGCTGGAAGATAAAAATGAGGAAATTGAGGAAGAAGATGATGAAGATGAATAA
- a CDS encoding FHA domain-containing protein, with the protein MYSILSLIFRYLFILLIYLFMFGIIRLMYLDIKGIKKRAFQESTYLKLINRKDDLYFKVEESYSLGDETAIGRSSNNDIVIKDPYISKKHALIEKENEFYFIKDLGSSNGTFVNDEQVLNSIRLEHGDSIKIGQVNFLFVSDDKWEKEV; encoded by the coding sequence ATGTATAGCATTTTATCTTTAATTTTTAGATATCTTTTTATTTTACTGATATATCTTTTTATGTTCGGTATTATTCGATTAATGTACCTAGATATTAAAGGCATAAAAAAAAGAGCTTTTCAAGAATCTACTTATTTAAAATTAATTAACCGCAAGGATGATCTTTATTTTAAAGTAGAGGAGTCCTATTCTTTAGGAGATGAGACCGCCATAGGTAGATCCTCTAACAATGACATTGTCATTAAAGATCCTTATATTTCAAAAAAGCACGCTCTTATCGAAAAGGAAAATGAATTCTATTTCATTAAAGATTTAGGTAGCTCTAATGGTACCTTTGTTAATGATGAGCAAGTGCTTAATTCTATTCGTCTGGAACATGGGGATAGCATAAAAATAGGACAGGTCAACTTTTTATTTGTCAGTGATGACAAATGGGAGAAGGAGGTGTAA
- a CDS encoding DMT family transporter yields MIWISFLALLAGGFTILSMILNAQLGKRIGILQSTLMNYFVASMGLFFPLLFTGQMKNLFLLPFNEIPWWAFLGGAIGVSVVILSNIVTPKIPVIYTTLLTFLGQMIVGITMDIFLTHTFSLGKVVGVSLIGAGLLYNIHIDKKEAEISLMK; encoded by the coding sequence ATGATATGGATAAGTTTTTTAGCCTTATTGGCAGGAGGATTTACTATTTTGTCTATGATTCTCAATGCCCAGTTAGGAAAGAGAATTGGTATACTACAAAGTACACTTATGAATTATTTCGTGGCATCTATGGGGCTGTTTTTCCCTTTGCTCTTTACCGGACAAATGAAAAACCTCTTCCTGCTTCCCTTTAATGAAATCCCTTGGTGGGCATTTTTAGGTGGAGCTATTGGAGTAAGTGTTGTCATTTTATCCAATATTGTTACACCTAAAATACCTGTTATTTATACTACTTTATTAACATTTTTGGGACAAATGATTGTAGGCATCACCATGGACATATTTCTTACCCATACCTTTTCTTTGGGTAAAGTAGTGGGGGTTAGCCTTATTGGTGCAGGCTTATTATATAATATACATATTGATAAGAAGGAAGCTGAAATTTCTCTAATGAAATAA